A region of the Anguilla anguilla isolate fAngAng1 chromosome 16, fAngAng1.pri, whole genome shotgun sequence genome:
GTGGACAAGACTGTGGTCAAGGAAGTCCAGTCCTATGGTTGGCTACATGAGGTGTGGTTTCAGACGCTTTTTGAAGGTGactttgttttgtgtgaatgtaattaatatgtgcgtgtgagtgtgtgtgtgtgtgtgtgtgtgtgtgtgtgtgtgtgagagtgtatgtgtgtgtgagactataTGTGAGTGCAAGTATGTTGAGTATGTGAGcatgacgtgtgtgtgtacctgtatctCTCCATGTCCACCTTGTTCCCCAGCAGGATGatagggggttggggggtttcCCCACGTGAGTGCAGGGCCAGGATGTCCAGGTAGGCCTGGCAGCCCTCAAAGGTGTGGCGTTCAGCAATGCTGTACACCACCAGAAAAGCACTGGCCCAGGTCAGGTAACGCTCACAGTCCACTGGCCCATCCTGGATAGGAACCAGCAAAGAACCGGCCCAATCATACACCTAACCACACCCATGTatgcccgtctgtctctctgtctcaaaaCTGCTGGACTGTCCTCCCAGAACAAAAAAACTCTAGAGTTGCTCTCTGTTTAACAGGAACATCCAATCAGTTGTACATTTCCTGTAATCATCACAGTCATTATAATCTGTATGATGCTTGTTGTACCTGATTCTCTTACATTGCAATGTTTGCgtacattttatatgtaatatttcatttaaaataggGTTGCTGTACATTATATATTCAAACCTATTGTGGGTAGTAGGCATGTGTACGTACAGTATtttttgtatgtacagtattttcacCTGTGATAAAAGATGCAACGTGTGCGCCCTCCAGGTCCTTGGTTATGTACTCTACCTGGTCGGCTGTGTCCATCACTTTCACAACCACAGGTTGCTGGTCCACAGTCTCCTCTGAAGAATATGTGTCTTCTGGAACACAAGAGAAACTCTTCAGTGAAAGACTGAAGTTGATCTAGTCTGAGGTTGGGAAACATTAAGGGTTTTTTTAAGGTTACAAGAAGACAATGCCTCCTGAGTATGCTAGGTTCCTGGAATAATCTCCTTGAGGGAAAGCAGAGGCCAAGGCAATTCAGTTTCCAGTTTCCTGTTTCTAAATCCTCCTCAGACCACAGAGGGCAGCGGTTTTGTGGCCCTGTTGCAGTGGAGAGATTGGGTCCATGGAGTCCATGGAAAGATGTGAGAAATCCGATCGTTCACCAGTTGCATAACCTGGTGGACACTAATTGGAGGGTGCAATAACTGGTACAGAGAACCAACCTTCCTGGATACTGCTATACAAATGTCCCCTCCCCAAatatgcactctctctctctctctctctcacacacacacacacacagaagtgatATTTGTAAGTTTAGCAAattgtgaatgagtgaatcTCTTGAATGAGGCAGTGGTTGGTTTTCCTGTGCCCATTATGCCGTGTGCCACATTCTGAACAAAGCTTTCACCACTGCATGCAACTTTCATATGGCCAGCTAACCCTGCCCAAAGACACTAGCCTTGACCCGAAAGGGTTAACACTGCCCTGAGAGGTCACCTCAGGATGTTCTTCATAAGTCTTGATTAATATGTGAAGCTACTTTGGGGAGCTACCTGAAAGTCAATCAAAAAAGCATTTCACTTCTTGAGTATCAAGTCTCTTGGCTATATAAACTATGTATTCTTATCAGACggaatgtagtgtaatggttagggaactggtcttgtgggttcaattcccaatTGAAGCACTGCTATGCAAGACACCTTTAAGCCAGGTACTTAATCTGAGTTCCTTCAATACAATGTCCAGGtgtataaattaattgtatattaaaaaagtaatcagccatgtgtaagtcactctgaataataGTATCTGCCAAATATCATAATGTATATCATGAACCGgacaataaaatgtcaaatatctaattttgtgataaaataacagcaaaacCATGAGATAACATAAAATAACGGTAGCAAATGGCGTTCGTGGTGGGATTGCACTTACCCAGGTAGGGGTCATATTCAGTGATAAAGCGTTTAGTGAGGAACTTTACTGTCAGAGCTGAGGATGAGAAAGATCAACTTCCTGTCACAATACATCGGAGGCAGGGTCCTCACAGGGGCATGGGAAACCCACGCCTCACAGAAACACTGTCTATGTAAATAGGGAAGTTCGCTCCCAgtatgttttctgaaatagCAAACATTCCTAAACATATCTCAATGCGTACAATTAGCTATGTAGTATAGGCTACAGGCTGCATCGTTTAGCCTACCACTCTCATCAGTGCTGTGATGAAAACACGTTTATCCAATAGCATTACATATTCTAAAAACAATGCTCTAAACGTTAAATCGCTGATAAGAAGTACTTTAAGTTGTCTCGCAAACGCAGTCGTTTGTATACCTGACTTCCCGGAGCCCATGGTTCCCAGAACTGCTACATTGCACTCTGACGGAGCAGAGAGAACACCGCCAGTCCTTGTTCTCCCGAACATACTAAATCATAAAATGCAAATGGGAAGGAATACAACTGTAAGAAATATGAATAAGCAAATACTAATAATTTGAATGGttcaaaaaagtaaattatattACGATTTCTaccatataaattaaaaaaagtaaagataGTGAGCAATTTAGGATAGATAgaatttataattttatgtgcagttttgcgcaaggaaaataaatacaagcccCTGAGCGTAAAGCTAAGGCAAGCCGTGTTCATGTTGCAAAAACACCGTGCATCGTTCCTAAGAGAAATCAAGCTTACCTTCAAATATCCGGCGCTATGCTCAAACACTCAGCGAACAAGTTGTAATGTAAGCAACGAAGTTTAAGTCAATGCGGTTCTTAAACATTTCTCCAGGTTTCACAAGATaaatagcacacacaaaactagtTCTTTCAGACACCGGGGAAAAAACAACGTTTTGAGGTTTACAAAATATCTTATTTATTCCCGGTGCATTCTTAAAAATCTTGTCTAGTGTAGGGCTTCAAAAGTTTTGATTTGTATCCATGCACACTATGAATGGAAAAAGTCAGCGCTAAATGAAGGAATAAGAAGCCAACGATTTGCTGAAGAATGTAGCTTACGTAATTGATTGACTGCCAAATTCCTTGTAAGGAAATCGCAGGGGTCTTTTTTCTACATTAACTATGCGGTAGTATGCCTTGTGCACCTCGTGGGAAAGGACACTCAGAACAacgagagaaaagaaaaattgcaTTGAAcgttcttgcttcctaacaatgtatctaacagttgattttgacacaccaaATGTTTTGGCTGAATTATTTGATCATCATATTGAGAGACAAATGTTATGTTGAGagatgaccttcggtatgcacttactgtacgttgctttggataaaagcatctgtcaaataaatgtaatgtaatgtaagacaacagcaacagactccgaATGAAAATTCCACAATGGGCTGTATATCTATAACTACGCACATTGTAACCATCTATATCTATGTACAGCTGcagaatttgtgtgtatgtacatctAAAGGAGTACTTCCCAAACCTTGTCCCAGGGAGTCgttgtgtttgctggttttcattccaaacaaacatattttaaaaagctgtgaaTCGTCGCAGCTAGTATTTAGAGATGTATTAGCGTCCATTCTTAttggacacagacacaaatgcacataagTCTTCAAGAAAGAGACctttaaatctgtttttcctgtttttattgtgaATGAACCATTTATAGACCAGTCCCAGGAGTCAACAAGGCAGAGCAGTTCAGGTCAGCAAAACCACAGAGCGCTGgaaacttaaacaaaataataaataaccacCCTGTCTATGAGGAGTGTCTTgattatatgaaattatatattgcaaataatacataatttaaattaatgcaaACATTAGAAACAAATTTAAGTGtgtctttgttaaaaaaagttgGCTTTTCAGATGTTTAATTATCTGTAAAATCAAAGTAAACATAAAGGTTTTGATGCTTTAAAATGATGCtttgttttccttattttatatcaatattaaaaatatgaaagccCCTGGAAAATGAAGTTAAGAGCTCCTCAGAGCAGATATCATATAGAGGACCAGTTACAAATCAGTCGTGTGAGCAGGAACACACCAGGTCATATTCCAGGGCAGCAGGTGAGAGGAAACAGGTGTATTGTGCCTCAGGTGATATGAAACAGGTGCAGTACTcaagtttttaatgaaaactatttttttcagAGGCATTGCATTGCATCTCCACTGAAATTCTACATCAACACAATGCAtgtttgtatttgcatgtaCTATTTTTACTAAGTAAAAAAGTGCAAGGGAACATGAAATATATGGAAAGTCAAAGTTGAAAAACAGTTGAAAAACAGTTGAAAaatgaacatacagtacatttgcaGTACATTTTAACAAAACTAAATCTAGAACTGAATTGATTGGGACTGTTcaggcacagtcacactgcCTGCATCATTAGCTCCTCCAGGGCCTGTTCTCTGTGGTTCTCATGGACCAGCAGAACCTCTTTGATGGTGTTCTGCTGAAAGCCCATTTCTTTAAACTGGGTCAGAAGGTGCAGGAACTCAGCAGCCTGAAAGAGCCAAAAATCCCTCAGTTACTTCACAGTAGCCACTGATTAATGCTGATTCATCCTGATTAGTTCCCATATTGCAGtataaaactgaatgaatgatgCACAAAAAGTCCATGTGATTTGTCATGATTTCTGAGGAGAGATTTTGGAGCAGCACCATGTGACCCACACATGAAAGACAAAGAATACCACCTCTGAACAATAGGGCGTCTCCAATCAAGTGAGacagaggatgaggaagatgtCTGGGACAGTCATGTGATCGCTTACCTTAGTCTCGCAGTTCTGGAACATTTCCAGGGCCTCCTCCACCTGAGCTTCATCATACCCCAGATCACACAGCCGGTCACATGTCTTCAGGTAGCTCAGGATCTACAGGAAGAGGGAGGACAAGTCGATATGTTCGTAAGACATGCTGACATCTACATACCAACGTTACCACAATACCAACTACCCTAATGCTGTTTGCCCAACCAATCAGGGCTAAGTATTCAGGGACAGAGTAACCTCACAGACAGAATTTCCACTTGTGACTGGGCATTCTTAACTGGGAAATAAAGAAATGGATAATTAATTGATAATGAAAAGTTATTATTCAAAAAGATAGCCTTATAAAATGTAACAGGTGCAGGGGGagttacagaattttttttcacaatcgTGCCCTTCCTCCTGACATCCCCAATACCTCATcaataaaaaatggataaaCACTGCTGTTCATGTTTATTGTTTACCTTGAAGACAGAGACTCAATCTGAGTGGTTGCCTGTCTGATGGAGGAGCCACACCCTGTCTACACCAATATTAGAATCACTTTCACTTCACAGCCCAGAGTAAAAATCCCCTTCAAACTAGgac
Encoded here:
- the LOC118215354 gene encoding ras-like protein family member 12 → MFGRTRTGGVLSAPSECNVAVLGTMGSGKSALTVKFLTKRFITEYDPYLEDTYSSEETVDQQPVVVKVMDTADQDGPVDCERYLTWASAFLVVYSIAERHTFEGCQAYLDILALHSRGETPQPPIILLGNKVDMERYRQVSRCEGVALASRYSCLFFEVSACLDFLSVQQVFHEAVREVRREPDREGAPLLRPLYISEDKPPPSLSNSSLLPPLATAKLVSVKSSRAQSKRRAPTLTLLKGFKIF